The window GGTCGATACGGGTGGCGCTGTATCTCGCGGATCAGCACCGGGCGCGGCTCGCCGCCGTCGACCTCGAGGTCGATCACCGTCGTGGCCGCGTGGATCCGGCTCAGCAGCCGCGAAAGCTCGTGCGTGTCCAGCGCCAGCGACTCGGCCTCGTCCCGGCGGCCGTACACGACGGCGGGCAACTGGCCGCTCCGGCGGAGCTGTCTCGCCGCGCCCTTGCCGGAGGCGGTCCTCGCCCGCGCCGTCAGTCTGGCGGATTCGTTCGTCATTCTATTCGCCTCTTACTTGAACAGTTTGCTTACGGAGGTGTTCTCGTGCGTGCTCTCGATGGCCTGCGCGAGGAGGCTCGCCACCGACAGCACCGTCAGCTTCGGCAGCGCTTCCTGCACGCCCGGAGCGAGCGGCACGGTGTCCGTGACCGTGATCTCCTTCACGTCGGCCGACGCGAGGCGCTCCACCGCCGGCCCCGAGATGAGCGGGTGCGTGGCGAGAACGTAGATGTCCAGGGCGCCGCGCTCCTTCAGCACCTGGATGGCCGACACCATGGTCCCGGCCGTGTCGATCATGTCGTCGGGCACGATGCAGTGCTTCCCCTCGACGTCGCCCACGATGTTCGAGACCTCGGCCTCGTTCGGCGCCGGACGCCGCTTGTCGATGATCGCGAGGTCCCCCCCGAGACGCCGGGCGTAGCCGCGCGCCATCTTCGCCGCGCTCACGTCCGTCGCGACGACGACGAGGTTGTCCAGCTTCTTCATCTCGTAGTAGCGCCGGAAGACGGGGGCCGCGTACAGGTGGTCCACCGGGATGTCGAAGAAGCCCTGGATCTGGTGCTGGTGGAAGTCGATCGAGAGGACGCGGTCGGCGCCGGCGGCCGTCATCAGGTTCGCCAGCAGCTTCGCCGCGATCGACACGCGCGGCTGATCCTTCCGGTCGGAGCGCCCGTACCCGTAGTAGGGCACGACCGCCGTGACCCTCGCCGCCGAGGCGCGCTTCGCCGCGTCGATCAGGATCAGGAGTTCGAGCACGTTCTCCGCCGGCGGGTTCGTGGGCTGGATGAGG is drawn from Candidatus Palauibacter australiensis and contains these coding sequences:
- a CDS encoding ribose-phosphate pyrophosphokinase, which encodes MDTTDFSFHTSPIMLLSGTANPALAQGIADVLGERLGDVTIKRFADGEIFVRIDENVRGRDVFLIQPTNPPAENVLELLILIDAAKRASAARVTAVVPYYGYGRSDRKDQPRVSIAAKLLANLMTAAGADRVLSIDFHQHQIQGFFDIPVDHLYAAPVFRRYYEMKKLDNLVVVATDVSAAKMARGYARRLGGDLAIIDKRRPAPNEAEVSNIVGDVEGKHCIVPDDMIDTAGTMVSAIQVLKERGALDIYVLATHPLISGPAVERLASADVKEITVTDTVPLAPGVQEALPKLTVLSVASLLAQAIESTHENTSVSKLFK